A genome region from Triticum aestivum cultivar Chinese Spring chromosome 2B, IWGSC CS RefSeq v2.1, whole genome shotgun sequence includes the following:
- the LOC123045347 gene encoding probable glucuronosyltransferase Os04g0398600, with the protein MGSQAVWLPVALLLAAVALSSVLTAPAAAAATESGEADHAVQQHSERISGSAGDVLEDNPVGKLKVFIYDLPRKYNKKMVTKDPRCLNHMFAAEIFMHRFLLSSAVRTLKPKEADWFYTPVYTTCDLTPAGLPLPFKSPRVMRSSIQYISNKWPFWNRTDGADHFFVVPHDFGACFHYQEEKAIERGILPLLRRATLVQTFGQENHVCLKEGSIIIPPFAPPQKMQAHLIPPDTPRSIFVYFRGLFYDTGNDPEGGYYARGVRASLWENFKNNPLFDISTDHPATYYEDMQRAVFCLCPLGWAPWSPRLVEAVVFGCIPVIIADDIVLPFADAIPWEEIGIFVEEKDVPKLDTILTSMPIEDILRKQRLLANPSMKQAMLFPQPAQPRDAFHQILNGLARKLPHPEGVYLPPGEKHLNWTAGPVGDLKPW; encoded by the exons ATGGGATCGCAAGCGGTATGGCTCCCCGTGGCCCTGCTCCTGGCGGCAGTGGCCCTCTCGTCCGTCCTGACGGCGCCGGCCGCCGCGGCCGCTACGGAGTCCGGCGAGGCCGACCACGCCGTTCAGCAGCACAGCGAGCGCATCTCAG GAAGTGCTGGTGATGTGCTAGAAGACAATCCTGTGGGAAAGTTAAAGGTTTTCATATATGACTTGCCAAGAAAGTATAACAAGAAGATGGTCACCAAGGATCCCCGGTGCCTCAATCACATGTTTGCTGCGGAAATATTCATGCATCGTTTCTTGCTCTCAAGTGCTGTGCGGACTCTCAAACCCAAAGAGGCTGATTGGTTCTACACACCAGTTTATACTACATGTGACCTAACTCCTGCTGGTCTTCCCTTGCCATTCAAGTCACCACGGGTGATGAGGAGTTCGATCCAGTATATTTCGAATAAATGGCCCTTTTGGAACCGAACTGATGGCGCAGATCACTTCTTTGTTGTCCCACATGATTTTGGAGCTTGCTTCCATTATCAG GAAGAAAAAGCTATTGAACGTGGCATTCTCCCATTGCTGCGACGTGCTACATTGGTGCAAACATTTGGACAGGAGAATCATGTTTGCCTGAAGGAGGGGTCTATCATCATTCCACCCTTTGCTCCTCCTCAGAAAATGCAGGCTCACCTTATTCCCCCGGACACACCACGGTCAATCTTCGTTTACTTTAGGGGTCTGTTCTATGACACCGGAAATGACCCTGAGGGTGGTTACTATGCAAG AGGTGTGCGAGCTTCCCTGTGGGAGAACTTCAAGAACAATCCTCTGTTTGACATTTCCACCGATCACCCTGCCACTTACTACGAAGACATGCAGCGCGCGGTCTTCTGCCTGTGCCCATTGGGCTGGGCACCATGGAGCCCTAGGTTGGTTGAGGCTGTGGTCTTTGGCTGCATTCCAGTCATCATAGCTGACGATATTGTGCTGCCATTTGCTGATGCTATCCCATGGGAAGAAATTGGTATTTTTGTGGAGGAGAAGGATGTCCCAAAGTTGGACACAATCCTGACATCAATGCCCATCGAGGATATTCTAAGAAAGCAAAGATTGCTTGCAAATCCATCAATGAAGCAGGCCATGTTGTTCCCACAGCCAGCCCAACCACGAGATGCATTCCACCAGATCTTGAATGGCCTTGCTCGTAAGCTCCCACACCCTGAGGGTGTATACTTGCCACCTGGCGAGAAGCATCTCAACTGGACTGCCGGACCTGTTGGAGATCTGAAACCGTGGTAG